A section of the Rhizobium sp. Pop5 genome encodes:
- a CDS encoding methyl-accepting chemotaxis protein — MASIQHKIILASIAIFGLAGGATGVGIWSASALSANSADVAQSAQILRNHMQADMMHDALRADVLASMLSSNPAAGIEAATVRADLVEHEASFREMIDANKALATDEKTKAILANVERPLIVYIESATKIVDLASKDPSAALKALPEFMQQFSVLETAMEEAGDQITAASDDISKHSAEIKASVDITLKALLALAAIFAIGLYFLTRKTVTKPILVLSNDMQRLAGGDTAIACTGIGRIDEIGTMASAVEVFRQAAIANKQLEQDAEAARLQGETERVTARKQADDDAAERLRVATSGLAAGLKRLASGDLAFQIEEPFAPDFEGLRHDFNMSIRQLDQTLGAIATAITAIDEGTREIVSGAGDLSKRTEQQAASLEETAAALDQITANVSNSSKRADEARTEATDANRNAAKSSEVVSHAEEAMRRIEASSQQITSIIGVIDEIAFQTNLLALNAGVEAARAGEAGKGFAVVAQEVRELAQRSAQAAKEIKGHIQKSSLEVESGVKLVLDTSQVLNAISEQIARINQHMDAIAVSAREQSTGLAEVNTAVNSMDQVTQQNAAMVEQSTAASGQLAQEAAKLRELVSRFKLRATGSTHSATGRRSGQLAA, encoded by the coding sequence ATGGCGTCGATCCAGCATAAAATCATCCTTGCAAGCATCGCGATTTTCGGCTTGGCCGGCGGCGCCACGGGCGTCGGTATCTGGTCCGCGTCCGCGCTCTCTGCAAATAGCGCCGATGTCGCCCAGTCGGCGCAAATTCTGCGCAACCACATGCAGGCAGACATGATGCATGACGCGCTGCGCGCCGACGTGCTCGCTTCAATGCTGTCGTCCAATCCGGCGGCAGGTATAGAAGCTGCAACGGTGAGGGCGGATCTGGTGGAGCATGAGGCGTCATTCCGGGAGATGATTGACGCCAACAAAGCCCTGGCCACCGACGAAAAGACCAAAGCGATCCTTGCCAATGTCGAACGTCCGCTCATTGTCTACATTGAAAGCGCCACGAAGATCGTCGATCTCGCCAGCAAGGACCCATCGGCGGCCTTGAAGGCGTTGCCCGAATTCATGCAGCAGTTCTCCGTCTTGGAAACGGCAATGGAAGAGGCCGGCGATCAGATCACGGCCGCGTCGGACGATATTTCCAAACACAGCGCTGAAATCAAAGCTTCGGTCGATATCACCCTGAAAGCACTTCTGGCCTTGGCCGCGATCTTCGCCATCGGCCTTTATTTCCTGACCCGCAAGACGGTGACCAAGCCAATTCTCGTGCTTTCCAACGACATGCAACGGCTTGCCGGCGGTGACACAGCGATTGCCTGCACCGGTATTGGCCGCATCGATGAAATCGGAACGATGGCATCGGCTGTCGAAGTCTTTCGCCAGGCGGCGATTGCCAACAAACAGCTTGAGCAGGACGCCGAAGCAGCCCGGTTGCAGGGCGAAACCGAGCGCGTCACGGCCCGCAAGCAGGCTGACGACGATGCCGCCGAACGGTTGCGAGTGGCGACATCAGGCCTCGCGGCAGGCCTGAAGCGGCTTGCATCAGGCGATCTCGCGTTCCAGATCGAAGAACCCTTCGCGCCCGATTTCGAGGGCCTCCGACATGATTTCAATATGTCGATCAGGCAGCTCGATCAGACGCTCGGCGCCATTGCCACCGCCATTACCGCAATCGACGAAGGCACCAGGGAAATCGTATCCGGGGCCGGCGATCTGTCGAAACGAACCGAACAGCAGGCAGCATCCCTCGAAGAAACCGCTGCAGCGCTCGATCAGATCACCGCCAATGTCTCGAACTCGAGCAAGCGCGCCGACGAGGCGCGCACTGAAGCGACCGATGCAAACCGCAATGCCGCAAAGTCTTCGGAGGTCGTGTCGCATGCAGAAGAAGCCATGCGCCGCATCGAGGCTTCGTCGCAGCAGATCACCAGCATCATCGGTGTAATCGACGAGATCGCCTTCCAGACCAATCTGCTGGCGCTGAACGCCGGCGTCGAAGCTGCGCGCGCCGGAGAGGCGGGCAAGGGCTTTGCGGTGGTCGCCCAGGAAGTCCGCGAGTTGGCCCAGAGATCGGCTCAGGCGGCAAAGGAAATCAAGGGCCACATCCAGAAATCGTCGTTGGAAGTGGAAAGCGGCGTCAAACTCGTTCTCGACACAAGCCAGGTTCTGAATGCGATCAGCGAACAGATTGCCCGCATCAACCAGCACATGGATGCCATCGCCGTCTCGGCGAGGGAGCAGTCGACCGGCCTTGCCGAAGTCAACACCGCCGTCAATTCCATGGATCAGGTGACCCAGCAGAACGCGGCGATGGTGGAACAATCGACCGCCGCATCCGGTCAGCTTGCGCAGGAAGCTGCCAAGCTGCGTGAACTCGTTTCCCGGTTCAAGCTTCGCGCGACAGGCTCGACGCACTCCGCAACCGGACGCCGGAGTGGGCAGCTGGCGGCTTGA